A single Lacerta agilis isolate rLacAgi1 chromosome 10, rLacAgi1.pri, whole genome shotgun sequence DNA region contains:
- the ELK3 gene encoding ETS domain-containing protein Elk-3 — protein sequence MESAITLWQFLLQLLLDQKHEHLICWTSNDGEFKLLKAEEVAKLWGLRKNKTNMNYDKLSRALRYYYDKNIIKKVIGQKFVYKFVSFPDILKMDPHAVEISRESLLLQDSDCKIPLEGREQHKHGLAALKGASRNEYIHSGLYSSFTINSLQNQPETLKQIKTEKLEEKLEGPTPLEEVRTVIRFVTNKSDKQVMRPIVSLPSTSEAAAASAFLASSVSAKISSLMLPNVASISSSSPSSSRSPSLSPNSPLPSEHRSIFLESSCQDSDSLEPLNLSSGSKTKSPSLPPKAKKPKGLEISAPPMVLSSTDLGSIALNSPALPSGSLTPAFFTAQTPNGLLLTPSPLLSSIHFWSSLSPVAPLSPARLQGPNTLFQFPTLLNGHIPVPIPSLDGTSSPVLLSPNTHKS from the exons ATGGAGAGTGCAATCACATTGTGGCAGTTCCTGTTGCAGTTGCTTCTCGATCAGAAACATGAGCACCTAATTTGTTGGACGTCTAACGATGGTGAATTTAAGCTACTTAAGGCAGAAGAAGTAGCTAAGCTGTGGGGACtcagaaaaaacaaaactaacatGAATTACGACAAACTGAGCAGAGCGCTGAGATACTACTATGACAag AACATCATCAAGAAGGTAATTGGGCAGAAGTTCGTGTACAAGTTTGTGTCATTCCCTGACATTTTAAAGATGGATCCTCATGCTGTGGAAATCAGCAGGGAGAGCCTTTTGCTGCAGGACAGCGACTGCAAGATACCTCTTGAAGGTAGAGAGCAACACAAGCATGGCTTGGCGGCCCTGAAAGGCGCAAGCCGTAATGAATATATCCATTCGGGGTTGTACTCCTCTTTCACCATCAACTCCCTGCAAAACCAGCCAGAAACTCTCAAGCAGATCAAAACAGAGAAGCTGGAGGAGAAACTGGAGGGGCCCACCCCTCTGGAAGAAGTCCGAACTGTTATAAGGTTTGTGacaaacaaatcagacaagcAAGTCATGAGGCCCATAGTGTCCCTGCCTTCAACATCCgaggcagcagctgcttctgcttTCTTAGCATCCTCTGTCTCTGCAAAAATATCCTCTTTAATGTTGCCCAATGTTGCCAGCATCTCATCGTCTTCGCCGTCTTCCTCCCGGTCGCCGTCTCTGTCTCCGAACTCACCCCTCCCTTCAGAACACAGAAGCATCTTTTTGGAGTCCAGTTGCCAGGATTCTGATTCTCTTGAGCCACTGAACCTCTCATCAGGATCCAAGACAAaatctccttctcttcccccaaaGGCTAAGAAACCCAAAGGTTTGGAGATCTCGGCACCTCCAATGGTTCTTTCAAGCACTGACCTCGGCTCTATTGCCCTCAACAGTCCAGCACTCCCCTCAGGATCCCTGACTCCTGCTTTCTTCACTGCCCAG ACCCCAAATGGATTGCTGTTGACCCCGAGTCCATTGCTTTCTAGCATTCACTTCTGGAGCAGCCTCAGCCCCGTCGCTCCTTTGAGTCCTGCCAGGCTGCAAGGACCAAACACCCTGTTCCAG TTTCCAACTCTGCTCAATGGTCACATCCCAGTGCCAATTCCCAGCTTGGATGGGACTTCTTCTCCAGTTCTCCTGTCTCCAAATACTCATAAATCCTGA